A region of uncultured Carboxylicivirga sp. DNA encodes the following proteins:
- a CDS encoding DUF262 domain-containing protein has protein sequence MLYLKSIQQLTKHHFRVDKYQRGYKWDVRQVLDILEDIESFEPLGKRFYCLQPVVVRSIENKNINEYELIDGQQRLTTIFIILSALKTELYSIDYQTRTESAQFLSSISSLIERKEIDVALDSEILEKKLDELWENYISQNSTYDNIDNYHFFKAYQIISNWLAIREQTEIDVFKRKLVSNTKLIWYLIEDQTESSEQVFININSGKIPLTNAELIKALFLVNNDFHNNPSAFSLKQNEIALDWDRIEYSLQNDEFWYFLTEEDSSQNPTRIELLFDIIQNKPSKSKDPFYSYRKYAQQTKLDWEEVKNLFLLLQEWFEDRFLYHLIGYVVSRKIANIFHIIQIHKNSNTKQDFEEKIKDLIKVRFRKKDKESDTYIYDIDLLHYERNPGAVIDVLLLHNIMTYLTSDNNYRFPFNHFKKQKDWSIEHIHAQNSKPLNKPEELSAWVFQNSSLLKELQADDREEKINELLLELEKLHVEYGLKEVPKQTKELYVSTQQKVFEFFGDIKDEDQKHGIGNLALLDKNTNSALNNSTFSIKRQKMLTIDKEGGILRNGKKMKAFIPICTKNTFLKYYSKDISQMHFWTEKDREDYQKNISQLLIDYLPVN, from the coding sequence ATGCTATACTTAAAATCAATTCAGCAGCTAACTAAGCACCATTTTCGTGTTGACAAATATCAGAGAGGTTACAAATGGGATGTTCGTCAGGTTTTGGATATTTTGGAAGATATAGAGTCTTTTGAACCGTTAGGTAAACGCTTTTATTGTTTGCAGCCCGTTGTTGTTCGTTCGATTGAGAATAAAAATATCAATGAATACGAATTGATTGATGGGCAACAACGATTGACTACAATTTTTATAATATTATCAGCCTTGAAGACAGAACTGTATAGTATAGATTATCAAACACGAACAGAAAGTGCGCAATTTTTATCTTCGATAAGTAGCCTCATTGAGCGTAAAGAAATTGATGTTGCTTTAGATTCAGAAATACTGGAAAAGAAATTAGATGAGCTTTGGGAGAATTATATTTCTCAGAACTCCACTTACGATAACATAGATAATTACCACTTTTTTAAAGCATACCAAATTATTAGTAATTGGTTAGCTATAAGAGAACAAACAGAGATTGATGTTTTTAAACGTAAATTAGTCTCCAATACTAAGCTAATTTGGTATTTAATTGAAGACCAAACAGAATCATCTGAACAGGTTTTTATAAATATTAATAGTGGGAAAATTCCCCTTACAAATGCAGAACTAATAAAAGCTCTTTTCCTTGTGAATAATGATTTTCACAATAATCCATCCGCTTTTTCTTTAAAACAAAATGAAATAGCTCTCGATTGGGATAGAATTGAATATAGTTTGCAAAATGATGAGTTTTGGTATTTTTTAACGGAAGAAGATAGTAGCCAAAATCCTACTAGAATTGAACTTCTTTTTGATATTATCCAGAATAAACCTTCGAAATCCAAAGACCCATTTTATTCTTATAGGAAATATGCTCAACAAACTAAGCTTGATTGGGAAGAAGTAAAAAACCTGTTTCTATTACTTCAGGAATGGTTTGAAGATAGGTTCTTATATCACCTTATCGGTTATGTAGTTAGCCGTAAAATTGCCAATATTTTCCATATTATACAGATACACAAAAATTCAAATACAAAACAGGATTTTGAAGAAAAGATAAAAGACTTAATTAAAGTAAGATTCAGAAAAAAGGATAAAGAAAGTGATACTTATATCTACGATATTGACCTCTTGCATTATGAAAGAAATCCAGGGGCAGTAATTGATGTATTATTGCTTCACAATATTATGACCTACCTGACTAGTGATAATAATTACAGATTCCCATTCAATCATTTTAAAAAACAAAAAGATTGGAGTATTGAACACATTCATGCACAAAACTCAAAACCACTAAATAAACCGGAAGAGCTTAGTGCATGGGTATTTCAAAATTCATCCTTGTTAAAGGAATTACAGGCAGATGATAGAGAAGAGAAAATAAATGAGCTATTACTTGAATTAGAGAAACTTCACGTTGAATATGGCTTGAAAGAAGTTCCAAAACAAACAAAAGAATTGTATGTCTCAACTCAACAAAAAGTATTTGAGTTCTTTGGTGATATTAAGGATGAAGACCAAAAGCACGGCATCGGTAACTTGGCTTTATTGGATAAAAACACTAACAGTGCATTAAATAACAGCACATTTTCTATTAAGCGTCAAAAGATGTTGACTATAGACAAAGAAGGAGGAATATTAAGGAATGGTAAGAAAATGAAAGCTTTTATACCAATTTGCACGAAGAATACATTCCTTAAATACTACAGTAAAGATATTTCACAAATGCATTTCTGGACAGAAAAAGACCGTGAAGACTATCAAAAAAACATTTCTCAATTATTAATTGATTACCTCCCTGTTAATTAG